Proteins from one Salinispora arenicola genomic window:
- a CDS encoding prepilin peptidase: protein MDKRLLLWITPTRVGLTCRAPHGPTGRRRILGIGPRYAPAVLLPLVAAVVGAGWGMLVPGLVDRYAVHWPDGRPRPAWRTTCPDCTTVRPPWWRASGRCPACRGPLTPGRAVTVPLAAATTAVTVAGVGSTWALPAFLLLAALAVPLALVDLRVLRLPDPLVGIAVGGGTALLAIAAVADQAAPALGRGLLAAALCGVGYLTLALLPRSQLGFGDVKLGAALGLYLGWLGWQTVAVGVLLAPLVNLPVVIGFLVAGHAGRRTPVPYGPAMLVAAIAATVL from the coding sequence GTGGACAAGCGGTTGTTGCTGTGGATAACTCCGACCAGAGTCGGGCTGACCTGCCGTGCGCCGCATGGACCGACCGGGCGGAGACGCATCCTCGGGATCGGTCCGCGCTACGCTCCCGCCGTGCTGCTGCCCCTCGTGGCCGCCGTGGTTGGCGCCGGTTGGGGGATGCTGGTGCCCGGGCTGGTCGACCGGTATGCCGTTCACTGGCCGGACGGTCGGCCCAGACCGGCCTGGCGGACCACCTGCCCCGACTGCACCACCGTGAGGCCACCCTGGTGGCGGGCATCCGGGCGGTGCCCGGCCTGCCGTGGCCCACTCACTCCGGGACGGGCGGTCACCGTGCCCCTCGCCGCCGCCACCACCGCCGTCACGGTAGCCGGCGTCGGATCCACCTGGGCCCTGCCGGCGTTCCTGCTGCTCGCTGCCCTCGCGGTGCCGCTGGCCTTGGTCGACCTGCGGGTGCTGCGGCTGCCCGACCCGTTGGTGGGCATCGCCGTCGGCGGTGGGACGGCCCTGCTGGCGATCGCCGCGGTGGCCGACCAGGCCGCCCCGGCGCTGGGACGTGGCCTGCTCGCCGCTGCGCTCTGCGGCGTCGGCTACCTGACGCTCGCACTGCTGCCCCGGTCCCAGCTCGGTTTCGGCGACGTGAAGCTCGGCGCGGCTCTCGGGCTCTACCTCGGCTGGCTGGGGTGGCAGACCGTGGCGGTCGGGGTCCTGCTCGCTCCGCTGGTGAACCTTCCGGTGGTCATCGGCTTTCTGGTGGCCGGTCATGCTGGCCGGCGGACCCCCGTACCGTACGGTCCGGCGATGCTCGTGGCGGCGATCGCCGCCACGGTGCTCTAG
- a CDS encoding LytR/AlgR family response regulator transcription factor → MTGFLRVLAVDDEPPALDELAYHLRADPRVTRLHTAGNATEALRVLRDGDVDVVFLDIRMPGLDGMELARVLRRFARPPAIVFVTAYDDGAVDAFDLGATDYVRKPVRPERLAESLRRVVGARMLPTQPAVPAREEDPTIPVELAGTTRMLPRSAVRWVEAQGDYVRLHTADGSHLVRVSLAALAERWADAGFVRIHRSYLVQLRLIAELRLVNSGYVVVVDSTELPVSRRHTRELKDKLIRTAKQDWVR, encoded by the coding sequence GTGACCGGGTTCCTACGGGTCCTGGCGGTTGACGACGAGCCACCGGCACTGGACGAACTGGCGTACCACCTGCGGGCCGACCCCCGGGTCACCCGGCTGCACACCGCCGGCAACGCCACCGAAGCGTTACGCGTGCTCCGCGACGGTGACGTGGACGTGGTGTTCCTCGACATCCGGATGCCGGGCCTGGACGGCATGGAACTGGCCCGGGTACTGCGGCGCTTCGCCCGTCCGCCGGCCATCGTCTTCGTCACCGCCTACGACGACGGCGCGGTGGACGCGTTCGATCTGGGCGCCACGGACTACGTCCGCAAGCCGGTCCGGCCCGAGCGGTTGGCCGAGTCACTGCGTCGGGTGGTCGGCGCGCGGATGCTTCCCACGCAGCCGGCGGTGCCGGCCCGGGAGGAGGATCCGACGATCCCGGTCGAGCTCGCCGGAACCACCCGGATGCTGCCCCGGTCGGCGGTGCGCTGGGTGGAGGCACAGGGTGACTATGTACGGCTACACACCGCCGACGGTTCCCACCTGGTCCGGGTGTCCCTGGCGGCTCTGGCCGAGCGGTGGGCTGACGCGGGCTTCGTTCGGATCCACCGCTCCTACCTGGTCCAGTTGCGGCTCATCGCCGAGCTGCGGCTGGTGAACTCCGGCTACGTGGTGGTGGTCGACTCGACCGAGTTGCCGGTCAGCCGGCGGCACACCCGCGAGCTGAAGGACAAGCTGATCCGGACGGCCAAGCAGGACTGGGTCCGCTGA
- a CDS encoding sensor histidine kinase, whose protein sequence is MGGSLSAVIGVVSLATALAAALVAVLRPRGHRNIATATQRATYEVLHTAGLAAEPLRSGLTTVNAAKAARHLRALVGAVGLALTDTTELLTLDGRGAHHETQLVAAARRVAAAGRATVLGEAELRCDRVDCPIRGAVVAPLIGADRRVVGALLAIADGAPAPGLVQATLETAHWAGNQLALAELDSSRERLARAEIRALRAQISPHFIYNALTAIGSFVRTDPDRARELILEFAEFTRYSFRAHGEFTTLAEELRSIDRYLTIERARFGDRLQVRLQIAPEVLPVTLPFLCLQPLVENAVRHGLSGKPGTGMVSIEARDAGTECHITVEDDGVGMDPAALTASIAELAAAGNDPEGEPGGHVGLSNVDERLRAVFGDGFGLVVETGPGSGTRVSMRVPKFHPGVRAGS, encoded by the coding sequence GTGGGTGGCAGTCTCTCCGCCGTGATCGGTGTCGTCTCGCTGGCCACCGCGCTGGCGGCAGCTCTCGTCGCGGTGCTGCGCCCGCGCGGACACCGGAACATCGCCACCGCCACCCAGCGCGCCACCTACGAGGTGCTGCACACGGCGGGACTGGCTGCCGAGCCGCTACGCTCCGGTCTGACCACCGTCAACGCCGCGAAGGCCGCACGACACCTACGGGCCTTGGTGGGAGCGGTCGGGCTGGCGCTGACCGACACCACCGAGCTGCTCACCCTCGACGGGCGCGGTGCGCACCACGAGACCCAACTCGTCGCGGCGGCCCGTCGGGTGGCGGCAGCCGGCCGGGCGACCGTACTCGGGGAGGCGGAGCTGCGCTGCGACCGCGTGGACTGCCCAATCCGGGGTGCCGTGGTCGCACCGCTGATTGGCGCGGACCGGCGGGTGGTCGGCGCGCTGCTGGCCATCGCGGACGGGGCGCCGGCGCCCGGCCTGGTTCAGGCGACGCTGGAGACCGCGCACTGGGCCGGCAACCAACTCGCCCTCGCCGAGTTGGACTCCTCCCGGGAACGGCTGGCCCGCGCCGAGATCCGCGCACTGCGGGCACAGATCAGCCCGCACTTCATCTACAACGCGTTAACCGCGATCGGGTCGTTCGTCCGCACCGACCCGGACCGGGCCCGGGAGTTGATTCTCGAGTTCGCCGAGTTCACCCGCTACTCGTTCCGGGCGCACGGCGAGTTCACCACACTCGCCGAGGAGCTACGGTCGATCGACCGCTACCTGACCATCGAACGGGCCCGGTTCGGCGACCGGCTCCAGGTCCGACTCCAGATCGCACCCGAGGTGCTGCCGGTGACCCTGCCGTTCCTCTGCCTGCAACCACTGGTCGAGAACGCGGTCCGACACGGGTTGTCCGGCAAGCCCGGTACCGGCATGGTGAGCATCGAGGCCCGGGACGCGGGCACCGAGTGCCACATCACCGTGGAGGACGACGGGGTGGGGATGGATCCGGCCGCGCTGACCGCCAGCATCGCCGAACTGGCCGCCGCCGGCAACGACCCGGAGGGCGAGCCGGGCGGACACGTGGGTCTCTCCAACGTCGACGAACGACTCCGGGCGGTCTTCGGGGACGGGTTCGGCCTGGTGGTGGAGACCGGCCCCGGATCGGGTACGAGGGTGAGCATGCGGGTGCCGAAGTTTCACCCGGGCGTACGGGCGGGCTCGTGA
- a CDS encoding sugar transferase, translating to MDEVTTSLQRPVTNGGRSRTVRHVDSFEIQPPAPPSHNGVPRSAWARSRRRVSRWHRPYTAILVLLDFAAAAFASFTAIRAFDQARAGFYDDPTWFYTVACVLLPLGWVAILWFNGSYDRRYLGLGPDEFKRVLRAGVAVCATVSFLAFATKTDLSRYTVGTALLLALLLILLVRILARFVLHVIRRNVGRAGHRMVLVGTLPECLEVYRQVTRSPAAGLVPVAIHITDGYAAARGMETPVPVYTGRDILALVREVGGDTIAVCGSASAEPGELRRMAWQLEGSGVDLAVAPQLTDIAGPRVHIRPIEGLPLLHVEEPTLSGPALLAKNLLDRMAAGLGLLMLLPVFLAIAVAIRISDPGPVFFRQPRVGHEGRTFRVWKFRTMYVDAEERLASLVDQNETDGMLFKMKQDPRVFPVGRFLRASSLDELPQLINVLKGEMSLVGPRPLPADDGDFLGDVRRRLLVKPGITGLWQVSGRSDLSWDEAVRLDLYYVDNWSLAYDLSILWRTVGVVLARKGAY from the coding sequence ATGGATGAGGTGACGACAAGCCTCCAACGCCCGGTAACCAACGGAGGCCGGAGCAGAACCGTGCGGCACGTCGACAGCTTCGAGATCCAGCCGCCGGCACCGCCGTCTCACAACGGCGTACCCCGGTCGGCCTGGGCCCGCAGCCGACGCCGGGTCTCCCGTTGGCACCGCCCCTACACAGCGATCTTGGTTCTACTGGACTTCGCCGCGGCCGCCTTCGCGAGCTTCACCGCGATCCGCGCCTTCGACCAGGCGCGGGCCGGGTTCTACGACGACCCGACCTGGTTCTACACGGTGGCGTGTGTGCTGCTGCCGCTCGGGTGGGTGGCGATCCTCTGGTTCAACGGCTCCTACGACCGACGGTACCTGGGCCTCGGCCCGGACGAGTTCAAGCGGGTCCTCCGCGCCGGAGTAGCGGTCTGTGCGACGGTCTCCTTCCTTGCGTTCGCCACCAAGACGGACCTCTCCCGGTACACGGTCGGCACCGCCCTACTCCTCGCCCTGCTGCTGATCCTGCTGGTCCGGATCCTGGCCCGGTTCGTGCTGCACGTGATCCGGCGCAACGTCGGCCGGGCCGGGCACCGCATGGTCCTGGTGGGCACGCTGCCCGAATGTCTGGAGGTCTACCGGCAGGTCACCCGCAGTCCGGCCGCCGGCCTGGTGCCGGTCGCGATCCACATCACCGACGGCTACGCGGCTGCCCGAGGCATGGAGACACCGGTCCCGGTCTACACCGGGCGCGACATCCTCGCCCTGGTCCGTGAGGTCGGCGGCGACACCATCGCGGTCTGCGGGTCGGCCAGCGCCGAGCCCGGCGAGCTGCGCCGCATGGCCTGGCAACTGGAAGGTTCCGGGGTCGACTTGGCGGTGGCCCCACAGCTGACCGACATCGCCGGTCCACGGGTGCACATCCGGCCGATCGAGGGTCTGCCGCTGCTGCACGTGGAGGAGCCGACCCTCTCCGGTCCGGCGCTGCTGGCAAAGAACCTACTCGACCGGATGGCCGCCGGCCTCGGTCTGCTGATGCTGTTGCCGGTGTTCCTCGCGATCGCGGTCGCGATCCGAATCTCCGACCCCGGTCCGGTCTTCTTCCGGCAGCCCCGGGTGGGCCACGAGGGCCGGACCTTCCGGGTCTGGAAGTTCCGCACCATGTACGTCGACGCCGAGGAGCGGCTGGCCAGCCTGGTTGACCAGAACGAGACCGACGGCATGCTGTTCAAAATGAAGCAGGACCCTCGGGTCTTCCCGGTGGGCCGCTTCCTGCGGGCCTCGTCGCTGGACGAGCTACCCCAGCTGATCAACGTGCTGAAGGGTGAGATGTCGCTGGTCGGGCCCCGTCCGCTGCCCGCCGACGACGGTGACTTCCTCGGCGACGTACGTCGACGACTGCTGGTCAAACCCGGCATAACCGGCCTCTGGCAGGTCTCCGGCCGCTCCGACCTGTCCTGGGACGAGGCGGTCCGCCTCGACCTCTACTACGTCGACAACTGGTCGCTGGCGTACGACCTGAGCATCCTGTGGCGCACAGTCGGGGTGGTACTGGCCCGCAAGGGGGCGTACTAA
- a CDS encoding Fpg/Nei family DNA glycosylase: protein MPELPEVEALADYLRRRAVGRRVDRLEIAAISALKTYDPAITAAAGQQVTDARRLGKFLDLVLDADLHLVIHLARAGWLQFREDFPSRGPLRPGKGPVALRVRLDDGSGFDLTEAGTQKSLAIYLVTDPAVVPGVARLGPDALAVDPATFAERLRGRRGQVKGILTDQTVLAGVGNAYSDEILHTARLSPFALTSRLTDDQLAALHTATRDVLSEAVSRSVGQRAAELKGEKRSGLRVHARTGLPCPVCGDTVREVSFADSSLQYCPACQTGGKPLADRRLSRLIR, encoded by the coding sequence GTGCCCGAACTACCGGAGGTAGAGGCGCTCGCCGATTATCTGCGTCGACGCGCCGTCGGCCGGCGGGTCGACCGGCTGGAGATCGCCGCGATCAGCGCCCTGAAGACGTACGACCCGGCAATCACGGCGGCGGCTGGTCAGCAGGTCACCGACGCCCGGCGGCTCGGCAAGTTCCTCGACCTGGTGCTCGACGCCGACCTGCACCTGGTGATCCACCTCGCCCGCGCGGGCTGGCTACAGTTCCGGGAGGATTTCCCGTCCCGTGGCCCGCTACGCCCCGGCAAGGGTCCGGTGGCACTGCGGGTACGCCTCGACGACGGCTCCGGCTTCGACCTGACCGAGGCCGGTACGCAGAAGAGTCTCGCCATCTACCTGGTGACCGATCCGGCGGTGGTGCCCGGGGTGGCCCGGCTCGGCCCGGACGCGCTCGCCGTCGACCCGGCCACCTTCGCCGAGCGACTCCGCGGCCGCAGGGGCCAGGTCAAGGGGATACTCACCGATCAGACGGTGCTCGCCGGCGTGGGCAACGCGTACTCCGACGAGATCCTGCACACGGCCCGGTTGTCACCGTTCGCGCTGACCTCCCGGCTGACCGACGACCAACTGGCCGCCCTGCACACGGCGACCCGGGACGTGCTCAGCGAGGCGGTGTCCCGGTCGGTGGGACAACGGGCTGCGGAGCTCAAAGGCGAGAAGCGCTCCGGGCTACGGGTACACGCTCGCACCGGGCTGCCCTGCCCGGTCTGTGGTGACACCGTACGGGAGGTCTCGTTCGCTGATTCGAGCCTCCAGTACTGTCCGGCGTGCCAGACCGGCGGAAAGCCGCTCGCGGACCGACGGTTGTCCCGACTTATACGGTGA
- a CDS encoding glycosyltransferase family 4 protein gives MKIVVAHNRYREAQPSGENTIVDGEITQLTAAGVEVLPFLRSSDEIGSMSTPAKALLPISPLYAPRAQRELGRLLDEHRPDVLHLHNPYPLLSPWVVRTAHRHGVPVVQTVHNYRQVCSSGLYFRDGMICQDCRGRVLGVPAIVHRCYRGSRAQSALMATTLAAHRGTWRSVDRFIALTTAIAEHLGDYGIPQQRVVVKPNAVPDPGAPAPLGTGFLFLGRLTPEKGLDLLLDAWRRHPDGALGPLRIAGDGELRPLVQQAAEQRADVTFLGPLDRDGVHAALVASAVVLATSTWHDVLPTVIIEALAAGRPVLGTALGGIPYLVGADTPREPAGTGPADIASAAAAATGPGSPPPVAATAVPVGILVGEAGWVVPPDPAALAAALPVAAAGAATRAPAARARYERTFHPDVVTRRLIEIYTDTARTAGPGRSAQ, from the coding sequence ATGAAAATCGTGGTGGCACACAACCGGTACCGGGAGGCTCAGCCGTCCGGCGAGAACACCATCGTCGACGGGGAGATCACCCAGCTGACCGCGGCCGGGGTCGAAGTGCTGCCGTTCCTGCGTAGCTCCGACGAGATCGGGTCAATGTCCACGCCCGCGAAGGCGCTGTTGCCGATCTCCCCGCTCTACGCTCCCCGGGCCCAGCGGGAGCTGGGTCGCCTGCTCGACGAGCACCGGCCGGACGTGCTGCACCTGCACAACCCGTACCCGCTGCTCTCCCCCTGGGTGGTGCGGACCGCACACCGTCATGGCGTGCCGGTGGTCCAGACGGTGCACAACTACCGGCAGGTCTGCTCGTCCGGGCTGTACTTTCGGGATGGGATGATCTGCCAGGACTGCCGGGGGCGGGTACTGGGCGTACCAGCGATCGTGCACCGCTGCTATCGGGGGTCGCGGGCGCAGAGCGCACTGATGGCGACGACGCTTGCCGCACACCGAGGCACCTGGCGCTCGGTGGACCGATTCATCGCGCTCACCACGGCGATCGCCGAGCACCTCGGGGACTACGGCATCCCGCAGCAGCGGGTCGTGGTCAAGCCGAACGCGGTCCCCGACCCGGGTGCTCCGGCGCCGCTGGGCACCGGCTTTCTCTTCCTCGGCCGGCTCACCCCGGAGAAGGGGCTGGACCTGCTGCTGGACGCCTGGCGCCGGCATCCGGACGGTGCGCTCGGCCCGCTCCGCATCGCCGGTGACGGCGAGTTACGACCACTGGTGCAGCAGGCCGCGGAGCAGCGGGCTGATGTGACCTTCCTCGGCCCGCTGGACCGGGACGGGGTCCACGCCGCACTGGTGGCCAGCGCGGTGGTGCTGGCCACTTCCACCTGGCACGACGTGCTGCCGACCGTGATCATTGAGGCGTTGGCCGCCGGCCGGCCGGTGCTCGGCACCGCCCTCGGGGGTATCCCGTACCTGGTGGGCGCCGATACCCCCCGTGAACCCGCCGGTACCGGACCGGCCGATATTGCATCGGCTGCCGCCGCGGCGACCGGCCCAGGGTCACCGCCCCCGGTGGCGGCCACCGCCGTGCCGGTCGGGATCCTGGTCGGGGAGGCGGGCTGGGTGGTGCCGCCGGATCCGGCCGCACTGGCCGCCGCGCTGCCGGTGGCCGCCGCTGGTGCCGCCACCCGGGCACCGGCCGCGCGGGCCCGCTACGAGCGCACCTTCCATCCGGACGTGGTCACGCGGCGCCTGATCGAGATCTACACCGACACTGCCCGCACGGCGGGGCCGGGCCGGTCAGCGCAGTGA
- a CDS encoding CDP-alcohol phosphatidyltransferase family protein has translation MNTLTEPTRPTVADFHRTNRGGGLFSESVSQWIGAALAAVAHRLGLRPTALTIANLILGLTASVLVVALAEPVAEGRVPAWVVGLVALVGWQLAYALDCADGQLARVTGQGSPAGARVDVLCDVAAQIALVAALTATAVAQSPSTPAWLVTAFAGTWMVNLVTSVMQAGPNAASMVTSTSLLVRLVKLIRDYGAVIFAAALVLFLAPGLTLWLIVAFTVINGGFLLASIAFAARASLR, from the coding sequence GTGAACACCTTGACTGAACCCACCCGGCCAACCGTGGCCGACTTCCACCGGACCAACCGGGGCGGTGGGCTGTTCAGCGAGTCGGTCAGTCAGTGGATCGGGGCCGCCCTCGCCGCCGTCGCGCACCGGCTCGGGCTGCGGCCCACCGCGCTGACCATCGCCAACCTGATACTCGGCCTGACCGCCTCGGTGCTGGTGGTGGCGCTGGCCGAGCCGGTCGCCGAGGGCCGCGTCCCGGCCTGGGTGGTCGGGCTGGTGGCGCTGGTCGGCTGGCAGTTGGCGTACGCGTTGGACTGCGCGGACGGGCAACTAGCCCGGGTCACTGGCCAGGGCAGCCCGGCTGGGGCACGGGTGGACGTGCTCTGTGACGTGGCGGCCCAGATCGCTCTGGTCGCCGCGCTCACCGCGACCGCCGTCGCGCAGTCGCCCTCGACTCCCGCCTGGCTGGTCACGGCGTTCGCCGGCACCTGGATGGTCAACCTGGTCACCTCGGTGATGCAGGCTGGGCCGAACGCGGCCAGCATGGTCACCTCGACCTCGCTGCTGGTACGCCTGGTGAAGCTGATCCGTGACTACGGCGCGGTGATCTTCGCCGCCGCGCTGGTGCTGTTCCTGGCGCCCGGCCTGACCCTCTGGTTGATCGTCGCCTTCACCGTGATCAACGGCGGTTTCCTGCTCGCGAGCATCGCCTTCGCCGCTCGAGCCTCACTGCGCTGA
- a CDS encoding iron-containing alcohol dehydrogenase family protein has protein sequence MPLLARTVATPLAIEVRRGAVADLGELLADRRISAGGDVAVVVGPGQGEKVVDLCRPTLGSADVFTVTGGSVDSAIELGDLLRHRHYDAVVGIGGGRTIDTAKYAATRYGLPMVTVATSLANDGIASPVASLTHDGGRGSYGVHIPIAVLVDLDFVEHGPDRQTQAGIGDAVSNLNACADWELAHEIRGEPVDGLAVTLARTGAEALLNHPGKITDDAFLTTLAEALILGGIAMSISGSSRPASGGDHEISHAIDHLWPGTGSTHGEQAGLGALFCTWLRGDRDRFGQLARCLHRHGLATRPADLGLTDEQFVTAVHFAPRTRPDRYTILEHLTLSTDDLRARLGDCIDAVSEHLD, from the coding sequence GTGCCGCTGCTAGCCCGCACCGTCGCCACCCCACTCGCCATCGAGGTCCGCCGGGGTGCGGTCGCCGACCTCGGTGAACTCCTCGCCGACCGGCGGATCTCCGCCGGCGGCGACGTGGCCGTGGTGGTGGGGCCAGGGCAGGGGGAGAAGGTCGTCGACCTGTGCCGGCCGACGCTGGGCTCAGCCGACGTGTTCACGGTGACAGGTGGCAGCGTCGACTCGGCCATCGAGCTGGGCGACCTGTTACGCCACCGGCACTACGACGCGGTGGTCGGGATCGGCGGCGGCAGGACGATCGACACCGCCAAGTACGCCGCCACCCGCTACGGCCTCCCGATGGTCACGGTCGCCACGAGCCTGGCCAACGACGGCATCGCCTCCCCGGTGGCGTCCCTGACCCACGACGGCGGCAGGGGTTCGTACGGGGTGCACATCCCGATCGCCGTCCTGGTGGACCTCGACTTCGTGGAGCACGGCCCGGACCGGCAGACCCAGGCTGGGATCGGTGACGCGGTGAGCAACCTCAACGCCTGCGCCGACTGGGAGCTGGCCCACGAGATACGCGGCGAGCCGGTCGACGGGCTGGCCGTGACGCTGGCCCGGACAGGTGCCGAGGCGCTGCTGAACCACCCCGGCAAAATCACCGACGACGCGTTCCTCACCACGCTGGCGGAAGCGCTGATCCTCGGCGGCATCGCCATGTCGATCTCCGGTTCAAGTCGGCCCGCCAGCGGCGGCGACCACGAGATCTCGCACGCCATCGACCACCTTTGGCCCGGCACTGGTAGCACCCACGGCGAACAGGCCGGGCTGGGGGCCCTCTTCTGCACCTGGTTGCGCGGGGACCGGGACCGGTTCGGCCAACTCGCCCGGTGCCTGCACCGGCACGGCCTGGCCACCCGCCCGGCCGACTTGGGCCTCACCGACGAGCAGTTCGTCACGGCGGTGCACTTCGCGCCACGGACCCGGCCGGACCGCTACACGATCCTCGAACACCTCACCCTGTCCACCGATGACCTCCGGGCCCGGTTGGGAGACTGCATTGACGCCGTCAGTGAACACCTTGACTGA
- a CDS encoding sugar phosphate nucleotidyltransferase: MVGMVLAAGAGRRLRPYTDTLPKALVPVDGTTTILDIALRNLADVGLTEIVIVVGYAADAVRERQADLERRYGVTLTLVPNDRAEEWNNAYSLWLARSWFARGVLLVNGDTVHPVSVEKTLLAERGPGVLLAVDTVKPLAEEEMKTTFDAAGQLTRITKLMDPGEALGEYIGATLIEPHVAGALADALEVTWRRDPNLYYEDGYQEFADRGGEVRAAPIGDVAWVEVDNHDDLARAREIACRC; the protein is encoded by the coding sequence ATGGTCGGAATGGTGCTGGCAGCCGGCGCCGGACGACGGCTGCGCCCCTACACCGACACGCTGCCAAAGGCGCTGGTGCCCGTTGACGGCACCACCACGATCCTCGATATCGCGCTACGCAACCTGGCCGATGTCGGGCTCACCGAGATCGTCATCGTGGTCGGCTACGCCGCCGACGCGGTCCGGGAACGCCAGGCGGATCTGGAGCGCAGGTACGGCGTCACGCTCACCCTGGTGCCCAACGACCGGGCCGAGGAATGGAACAACGCGTACTCGCTCTGGCTGGCCCGGAGTTGGTTCGCCCGTGGGGTCCTGCTGGTCAACGGGGACACCGTGCATCCGGTGAGCGTGGAGAAGACCCTGCTGGCCGAGCGCGGGCCGGGGGTTCTGCTGGCGGTCGACACCGTCAAGCCGCTGGCCGAGGAGGAGATGAAGACCACCTTCGACGCTGCCGGCCAGCTCACCCGGATCACCAAGCTGATGGACCCGGGCGAGGCGCTCGGGGAGTACATCGGCGCGACGCTGATCGAACCGCACGTCGCCGGGGCACTCGCCGACGCGCTGGAGGTCACCTGGCGACGCGACCCGAACCTCTACTACGAGGATGGCTACCAGGAGTTCGCGGACCGGGGTGGCGAGGTGCGCGCGGCACCGATCGGCGACGTCGCCTGGGTCGAGGTCGACAACCACGACGACCTCGCGCGGGCTCGGGAGATCGCGTGCCGCTGCTAG
- a CDS encoding CBS domain-containing protein, producing MQVREAMSSQVLVVGPEHTLRQAARMMSERGIGSAVVIDPDSEGVGIMTERDVLNAIGAGLDCDVERTGAHLTWDVVYAGPEWTVEEAATAMARGGFRHLVVLDGREVAGVISLRDVMRVWATARVVETA from the coding sequence ATGCAGGTTCGGGAAGCGATGTCCAGCCAGGTTCTCGTGGTCGGCCCGGAGCACACGCTCCGCCAGGCTGCTCGGATGATGTCGGAACGGGGAATCGGTTCGGCGGTTGTGATCGACCCGGACTCCGAGGGAGTCGGGATCATGACCGAGCGGGACGTGCTCAATGCGATCGGGGCTGGGCTGGACTGTGATGTCGAGCGGACCGGAGCCCACCTGACCTGGGACGTGGTGTACGCGGGACCGGAGTGGACGGTCGAGGAGGCGGCCACGGCCATGGCCCGGGGCGGGTTTCGGCACCTGGTGGTGCTCGACGGGCGCGAGGTCGCCGGCGTGATCTCGCTTCGGGATGTCATGCGGGTCTGGGCGACCGCCCGGGTGGTCGAAACCGCCTGA
- a CDS encoding PLP-dependent aminotransferase family protein, producing the protein MTAEQLISFARGAPSLDIVDIEGLKAAAVRAFDADPAGVTAYGSSAGYLPLREWIANKHGVRADQILVTNGSLQADAFLFDHLIRPGDAVVVERPTYDRTLLNLRRMGGELHGITIQPDGLDTTELRKLLESGVRPRVAHVIPNYQNPAGVTLSLDKRRELLELAAEFEFTIFEDDPYADIRFRGEALPSMLSLDSHNLVVHASSFTKTVCPGVRVGYLVGPSDLIADIAKKATSLYISPGVVSEAIVHQFCVSGDIDRSIATVRRALGERARVLAESLRRHIPQAQFVEPDGGYFLWVELPEDVQVDRLAPAAAERGVAVVKGSDFVLDGGQHALRLAYSAVTADQIDEGVRRLAAAMTAVRG; encoded by the coding sequence ATGACCGCCGAGCAGTTGATCTCCTTCGCCCGTGGCGCTCCCTCGCTGGACATCGTCGATATCGAGGGGCTGAAGGCCGCCGCCGTCCGCGCGTTCGACGCCGACCCCGCCGGTGTGACGGCATACGGTTCCTCCGCCGGGTACCTTCCGTTGCGCGAGTGGATCGCGAACAAACACGGGGTCCGGGCCGACCAGATCCTGGTGACCAACGGATCGCTACAGGCCGACGCCTTCCTCTTCGACCACCTGATCCGACCCGGCGACGCGGTGGTGGTGGAGCGCCCGACCTACGACCGAACTCTGCTGAATCTGCGGCGGATGGGTGGTGAGCTGCACGGGATCACCATCCAGCCGGACGGACTGGACACCACCGAGCTGCGTAAGTTGCTGGAGTCCGGGGTGCGCCCACGGGTGGCGCACGTCATCCCGAACTACCAGAACCCGGCCGGCGTGACGCTCAGCCTCGACAAGCGGCGCGAGCTTCTCGAACTCGCCGCCGAGTTCGAGTTCACTATCTTCGAGGACGACCCGTACGCCGACATCCGGTTCCGCGGGGAGGCGCTGCCGTCGATGCTCTCGTTGGACAGCCACAACCTGGTGGTGCACGCGTCCAGCTTCACCAAGACGGTCTGCCCGGGGGTGCGGGTCGGCTACCTGGTCGGGCCCTCAGACCTGATTGCCGACATCGCGAAGAAAGCGACAAGCCTCTACATCTCGCCGGGCGTGGTGTCCGAGGCGATCGTCCACCAGTTCTGCGTCTCCGGGGACATCGACCGCTCGATCGCCACGGTCCGTCGGGCCCTCGGCGAGCGGGCCCGGGTGCTGGCCGAGTCGTTGCGGCGGCACATCCCGCAGGCCCAGTTCGTCGAGCCGGACGGCGGCTACTTCCTCTGGGTGGAGTTGCCGGAGGACGTCCAGGTGGACCGGCTGGCCCCGGCCGCGGCGGAGCGAGGAGTCGCGGTGGTGAAGGGCAGCGACTTCGTCCTCGACGGTGGGCAGCATGCGCTGCGGCTGGCGTACTCGGCGGTGACCGCGGACCAGATCGATGAGGGTGTGCGCCGGCTCGCGGCGGCGATGACGGCCGTGCGCGGCTGA